The proteins below come from a single Kiloniellales bacterium genomic window:
- a CDS encoding ABC transporter ATP-binding protein encodes MAEGGDTTPSAPGQSRGYHQGSVDTVISVEDVNRQAAAIAEAGVPEGKIAELVKGEPYVEIKDLRAGYGKMEILHDFNLQVGRGQSLCLIGPNGAGKSTILHSIFGFTRIFSGQILVGESEPRRDVTALSSNQKLKEAGIAYILQDKSVFPGMTVEENLWMGGYLKDKPAEAREAAERVFEKYPRLAARRRHAARVLSGGERRLLEISRALVMNPEVLLVDEPSIGLEPRFIDMVFEILDDLQNTEGKTIIMVEQNAKKGLEFANIGYVLVSGQLAMAGSGDELLADPQVGRLFLGG; translated from the coding sequence ATGGCCGAGGGCGGCGACACCACTCCTTCCGCGCCCGGGCAATCGCGCGGCTATCACCAGGGCTCGGTCGACACGGTCATCTCGGTCGAGGACGTCAACCGGCAGGCGGCGGCGATCGCCGAGGCCGGCGTGCCCGAGGGCAAGATCGCCGAGCTGGTCAAAGGCGAGCCTTACGTCGAGATCAAGGACCTGCGCGCCGGCTACGGCAAAATGGAGATCCTTCACGACTTCAACCTGCAGGTCGGGCGGGGCCAGTCGCTCTGCCTGATCGGCCCCAACGGCGCCGGCAAGTCGACCATCCTGCACTCGATCTTCGGCTTCACCCGGATCTTCTCGGGGCAGATTTTGGTCGGCGAGAGCGAGCCCCGCCGCGACGTGACCGCGCTCTCCTCGAACCAGAAGCTGAAGGAAGCCGGCATCGCCTACATCCTGCAGGACAAGTCGGTCTTCCCGGGCATGACCGTGGAGGAGAACCTCTGGATGGGCGGCTACCTGAAGGACAAGCCGGCCGAGGCCAGGGAGGCGGCCGAAAGGGTCTTCGAGAAGTACCCGAGGCTTGCGGCGCGGCGGCGCCATGCGGCGCGGGTGCTCTCCGGCGGCGAGCGGCGCCTGCTCGAAATATCACGTGCTCTCGTGATGAATCCGGAGGTCCTGCTGGTCGACGAGCCCTCGATCGGCCTGGAGCCCCGCTTCATCGACATGGTCTTCGAGATCCTCGACGACCTGCAGAACACCGAGGGCAAGACCATCATCATGGTCGAGCAGAACGCAAAGAAAGGCCTGGAGTTCGCCAATATCGGCTACGTCCTGGTCTCGGGCCAGCTGGCCATGGCCGGCAGCGGCGATGAGCTGCTCGCCGATCCCCAGGTCGGCCGGCTCTTCCTCGGCGGATAG
- a CDS encoding ABC transporter ATP-binding protein: protein MSAMIEVSGVSKAFGGVQANKDISMSVEEGRITGLIGPNGSGKTTLFNSIVGYHPIDGGSIQFEGREISKLRVPQIARLGMLRTFQQTRIYSAMNCVDNMLISVPHRNAGWGDMFGKYPAELTEKAERLLEFVGLYQKRRLISGDLSFGQQKLLEFAMALMNEPKVLLLDEPTAGINPTLINGLIDRLRRANEEFGITLFVIEHNMRVIMNLAESIYCLAHGEMLAEGTPDEIQKDQRVIDAYLGAH, encoded by the coding sequence CAAGGACATCTCGATGAGCGTCGAGGAGGGCCGGATCACCGGCCTGATCGGCCCCAACGGCTCGGGCAAGACCACGCTGTTCAACTCGATCGTCGGCTACCACCCGATCGACGGCGGCTCGATCCAATTCGAGGGCCGGGAGATCTCCAAGCTGCGCGTGCCGCAGATCGCCCGCCTGGGCATGCTGCGCACGTTCCAGCAGACACGCATCTATTCCGCGATGAACTGCGTCGACAACATGCTGATCTCCGTGCCGCACCGCAATGCCGGCTGGGGCGACATGTTCGGCAAGTACCCCGCGGAGCTGACCGAAAAGGCCGAGAGGCTCCTGGAGTTCGTCGGGCTTTACCAGAAGCGCCGGCTGATCTCGGGCGACCTCTCCTTCGGCCAGCAGAAGCTGCTCGAGTTCGCCATGGCGCTGATGAACGAGCCCAAGGTGCTGCTCTTAGACGAGCCGACGGCGGGCATCAACCCGACCCTGATCAACGGCCTGATCGACCGCCTGCGCCGGGCCAACGAGGAGTTCGGCATCACCCTCTTCGTCATCGAGCACAACATGCGGGTCATCATGAACCTGGCCGAGAGCATCTACTGTCTCGCCCACGGCGAGATGCTGGCCGAAGGCACGCCGGACGAGATCCAGAAAGACCAGCGGGTCATCGACGCCTACCTGGGAGCGCACTGA